One Phaseolus vulgaris cultivar G19833 chromosome 4, P. vulgaris v2.0, whole genome shotgun sequence DNA window includes the following coding sequences:
- the LOC137838435 gene encoding uncharacterized protein, producing the protein MMLSGGRTQSTVSLPTRHITTFQQFSKMFVEQYIVNKAPPLVSYDLFDVRQYQGESLKDFLNRFGAQIVRLPGKDEEMFVHTFKKGVLPGPFSESLIRSHPATFAEIRRRAVAHIATESEVSEKRGNVAPAKPRAQTRIQPQRVMEAVAGKRDQRTRHPYNPRKGKGKGPGKPREANRPPRYEFVMGLADLIAIPNIAARLKVPEKTTDKVLGPKPDAWCEFHKSFGHSLNSCLALGHQLAKLVKCGFLKDYLLEKQAGQSSGSQTAGGEGQQHEVPIHSEIHTIAGGFSGGGCTASQRKKYARSVMSVEVFEDHSPDVDITFTKDDLREVVPHDNDPIVISLVTARRTVHRVLVDQGSSTYVMFWPTFEKLPLSPD; encoded by the coding sequence ATGATGCTCTCGGGGGGTCGGACGCAGTCTACTGTCAGTTTGCCTACTcgccacattaccacgtttcagcagttttccaagatgttcgttgagcagtacatagtgaataaggcaccgccgttggtgtcttatgatttgttcgacgtaaggcagtaccagggggaATCCCTGAAGGATTTCTTGAACAGGTTCGGAGCTCAAATAGTCCGCTTGCCAGGTAAAGATGAAGAGATGTTTGTACAtaccttcaaaaagggcgtttTGCCTGGGCCCTTTAGTGAGTCGCTTATTAGGTCTCACCCAGCCACGTTcgctgaaatccggcgacgtgccgtggctcacatcgccactgagagcgaagtctccgagaaaaggggaaacgtggccccaGCTAAACCACGCGCTCAGAcaaggatccagccgcagagggtgatgGAAGCGGTggcgggaaagagggatcagaggacgcGCCATCCTTATAACCCAAGGAAGGGTAAGGGAAAGGGGCCAGGGAAGCCCAGAGAGGCTAATCGCCCGCCAAGGTATGAATTCGtgatggggttggcggacctgatcgccatcccaaatATCGCGGCCAGGCTCAAAGTACCCGAGAAAACAAcagacaaggtgttgggaccaaaaccagacgcatggtgtgagttccacaagagctttggccactctctcaactcgtgtttggctttggggCACCAGCTCGCTAAGTTGGTCAAATGTGGGTtcttgaaggattacttgctggaGAAGCAAGCGGGCCAGTCATCAGGCTCCCAAACGGCGGGTGGCGAGGGACAACAGCACGAGGTACCCATCCAcagcgagatccacaccatagctggtggattTTCGGGTGGCGGGTGCACCGCGTCACAGCGAAAGAAgtacgcaaggtctgtgatgtcagtggaggtttttgaagaccactcgcccgacgtggacatcacgttcacaaaggaCGACCTTAGGGAGGTCGTGCCTCACGACAATGACCCTATCGTAATCTCGCTCGTCACGGCAAGAAGGACTGTTCATCGAGTGCTGGTCGATCAAGGAAGTTCGACatatgtgatgttttggccgacctTTGAGAAGTTACCACTATCCCCTGActag